In Corticium candelabrum chromosome 1, ooCorCand1.1, whole genome shotgun sequence, the genomic stretch TTTCCAAGAGAAACAGGTAAAGGAACTGGATATAATAACCGAGTGGTAACCATTGTATCTGGCAACCATTCCAGTACTAGAAACTGTGTCTTAAGTATTTTAGACTTTCTTTTTTCAGACTGTTCCTTTTTAATGGATGTTGACTTCTGGATTTCTCTTGAATATAAATCCCAAAATGAGTCAGGTATTTGATCTGTGAAATAACGCCAACACTTCTGGATATTTGAATGATGAGGAAGATTGTAAAGTGTGATGCCCTCGTCTGGGAATGAATGCTTTGAAGCTGCATCATCATCAAAAACACAAAGCATCTTGATAAGATAGTTCTTGCTTGGATACGGAAAATCCTCCAGAGTGCAAGTTGCAAGAACTGACAACACACCATTCTTcaaatgtttgttttctaCAATTTTGAAATCCTTTGCTTTGGCCTGTTTTATTGCAGTGAAGAGTGCATGCTTTGCATTCTCTAGTGTCATTCTTCTTTGAGGGTCAGGCTCTAACATTTGAGGCAAAACCTCTCTCATCTCTTTGGGATATGATGCAGGAAGCTTTGGCAAATCATCCAGAGAATACATGGTCTTTGAAATATACTTTGCAGGGTAGTCCGGAAGAGGATGAAAACCAAGAATGAGAGTAAACATAAATACACCAAATTCCCAGGTAGCTTGTTTACTGTAATCGACATTCTCTACTATGTTAAAGTTATGCAGAATCTCAGGAGCAAGAAGTGCCTTGTCCCCTCCAGGAGAATCAGCGCCCAACTTATAATCGTAACCAAAATTGTGGCTTAGCTTCTTTGACTTAGTGAAGTCAGACAGTAGAAGTTGACCATTATCACCTACCATTAAGTTGTCCAACTTCAAGTTCAAATAGACTACACAATGTGTCCCCAGAAATATGAGTAACTCGAGTAGTTCTCTCCCAATCCTCTCGGCTTCCCCAAATGGAAAAGGGATAGGATATCCTTTTCGTCTTTTTGCCatattgacagaatagttgtCCCAAACAACATACTGCGCTTCATGACGGTTTCCGCTTGCATCAACGGAAAGACGTTGCAGTTGAggaggaagatgatcaaagaAATCGTCCACAATCAGATCTTTAAATTCTGTCCTCCACTGAACGATATTAGGATGAACGGGAAGTGAGAAAAGGACAGACCATTCATTGTAGAGATCTCCAAACTGTGAAGCGCCTGTGAGCATCAATTTCACAGTATAAACCTTGTCAGGGTCAGGATGACCTTCTTTGGTGCACGTTGCAGTAAAAGCGACGCCGTCAGAAAACGTAGACAAATGGCTTCCAACCCGGAAATCCTTAGCTCTTGTATTTGAAAGAAGTTGATTCTCTTGAGCCAACTGCTGTTTTGCATAACTGTGACTTGCTTGCAAAGCCATTGGCTATTCCAGACTCTTCGAATAGTCGAAAAAGACAGCAaacacaacatgcatgcaagGAAGTCCCGTATCTATTTATTTCAGACACTTATATCCTTTTAATACCTACAAGCATCAAACTTGCCGCTTACACGCAAGTCACAGGTAACCATAAactttgtcaattaattagacTGGAACGTGTTTTAGCTCTAACCACGCCCAATAGGCGGTCTCGCAACATGCGTTGGCCTCCACCTACGACTTGAATGACGCTTTGTACACCGTACGTATACGTACACAGCTGTGAGAGAGCCTCGCCAGTTTCTGTAATATCGCAATGTCTCGCATGGCAGCATGACAAAGTCGCTGTAGTACGTATGCAGTGTGTGTAATAACCATGCGGTGCTGTTGTGCGTGTACGAGGACATG encodes the following:
- the LOC134183114 gene encoding uncharacterized protein LOC134183114, which gives rise to MALQASHSYAKQQLAQENQLLSNTRAKDFRVGSHLSTFSDGVAFTATCTKEGHPDPDKVYTVKLMLTGASQFGDLYNEWSVLFSLPVHPNIVQWRTEFKDLIVDDFFDHLPPQLQRLSVDASGNRHEAQYVVWDNYSVNMAKRRKGYPIPFPFGEAERIGRELLELLIFLGTHCVVYLNLKLDNLMVGDNGQLLLSDFTKSKKLSHNFGYDYKLGADSPGGDKALLAPEILHNFNIVENVDYSKQATWEFGVFMFTLILGFHPLPDYPAKYISKTMYSLDDLPKLPASYPKEMREVLPQMLEPDPQRRMTLENAKHALFTAIKQAKAKDFKIVENKHLKNGVLSVLATCTLEDFPYPSKNYLIKMLCVFDDDAASKHSFPDEGITLYNLPHHSNIQKCWRYFTDQIPDSFWDLYSREIQKSTSIKKEQSEKRKSKILKTQFLVLEWLPDTMVTTRLLYPVPLPVSLGKKFALDIISAALHLQSNKQVHFGLTQENVAIASGSLVLSGFDCAIPLTKQTMKKNTLQRKLSHCNQSFVAPEIVCEFNKDQLDSSIDEQINVDYQRQLSWGVGKFILMLITGTDPLPGYPGSIEYDCFKLALPSEYPQQFHSLVQRLLHPNVDHRATLNEAFKIVKSIAVNESIGDTHCYSVSSSWDVVASARAPPDQPLSVKSNGSSVTRSGLSYRHGSESTGLLEGKAADTEFESSNHSRDNRETQPGCADAENAPQGLSTQLTQLDYWTCKFCEFANCPSTRICAECFKSRDLTPDSPECQVPEGIACGICTVVSTGNHEICQTCGYYLTEPWRQNYTVDCTK